In one Nitrospirota bacterium genomic region, the following are encoded:
- a CDS encoding GYD domain-containing protein, with protein MGYYVILSTLTDEGRKTLKEKPERVLEVNKELEAMGVKVKEQFAVLGAYDFVNIVEAPDNETIMKMSAEIGSRGTVQLHSMAAIPVEELIRKMK; from the coding sequence ATGGGTTACTATGTGATTCTGAGTACCCTGACAGACGAGGGCAGGAAAACCCTCAAGGAAAAGCCCGAAAGAGTCCTGGAAGTAAATAAGGAACTGGAAGCCATGGGAGTAAAGGTTAAGGAACAGTTTGCCGTGCTTGGAGCTTACGACTTTGTAAATATCGTAGAAGCACCGGATAATGAAACCATAATGAAGATGTCTGCGGAGATAGGTTCAAGGGGTACAGTTCAGCTTCACAGTATGGCTGCCATTCCTGTAGAGGAACTGATAAGGAAAATGAAGTAA
- a CDS encoding transposase: EGINSLIQAAKAKARGYRTTRNLITIIYLIGGKLDFRLPT; the protein is encoded by the coding sequence GAAGGTATTAACAGCCTGATCCAGGCAGCCAAGGCAAAGGCGCGAGGCTACCGCACAACACGTAATCTTATTACCATAATTTACCTCATTGGGGGAAAACTTGATTTCCGTTTACCCACATGA
- a CDS encoding lytic transglycosylase domain-containing protein: protein MLRFSIYLTVIILFFPQSAFSEIYKYVDAKGNDHFTNTPVQKDAELIIKEKKEPVTPSANNTTTYSSDNSLESYKVLAEKTAKRYALDPELVKAVIEIESGWNPRAVSSRGAIGLMQLMPDTAMDMGVRNPYDPEQNIEGGVKYLKRLVDRFGDVKLALAAYNAGPSVVKRYGSIPPYTETLLYVQDILFQFNSGNGRPLKRSQQNNRKRNERIYKVVLKNGHTLYTNTPVYLKGLSSF, encoded by the coding sequence ATGCTTCGATTCTCGATTTATCTAACCGTAATTATCTTATTCTTTCCTCAATCAGCATTTTCAGAAATTTATAAATATGTTGATGCTAAGGGGAATGACCATTTCACAAATACGCCCGTACAAAAAGATGCAGAGTTAATAATTAAAGAGAAAAAAGAGCCCGTCACTCCTTCAGCTAATAATACCACTACTTACAGCAGTGATAATTCCCTTGAAAGCTACAAGGTGCTTGCAGAAAAAACTGCAAAGAGATACGCACTTGATCCCGAACTCGTGAAGGCGGTGATAGAGATTGAATCCGGATGGAATCCACGTGCTGTATCAAGTCGCGGCGCAATAGGTCTGATGCAGCTTATGCCTGATACTGCCATGGACATGGGTGTCAGAAACCCTTATGACCCTGAGCAAAATATAGAAGGCGGGGTAAAGTATCTTAAACGTCTTGTCGACAGGTTTGGCGATGTCAAGCTCGCTCTCGCCGCATACAATGCAGGCCCCTCGGTAGTAAAACGTTACGGTTCCATCCCCCCCTACACCGAAACCCTGCTATACGTACAGGACATCCTCTTTCAATTTAACAGTGGTAACGGAAGACCGTTAAAGAGGAGTCAACAGAACAACAGGAAACGGAATGAGCGCATTTATAAGGTTGTCTTAAAAAATGGCCATACACTTTATACAAATACACCGGTATATCTGAAAGGACTCTCGTCATTTTAG
- a CDS encoding DUF401 family protein, which translates to MFDLVRLAMAFALILFLLRRKWNVGYVLLTGSGALAVLYLMNPSSLFLVVKNALTAGITIRLLIALTFIRIFEFILRDKAILAKMMESMKGLFRNKKAVVISMPLLIGMLPSVGGAYFSAPMVDEATKDLSITPEEKAFANYWFRHPWEFILPLYPGIILASVLTSIEVRTFIMLNLSYAITMFLIGLWGLRGITGSYEVLKNVSRKGLWSFLPIVILLGLVIIWHMELHVALVILVLILMIYFRYSPKKAVEAFRYGFSRDVVVLIIGVMFFKEALEVSGAVGNISSFFHDNNIPMMPILFLLPFLTGVLTGVTVGFVGSTFPLIMSLTGSDPHAFTLAFASGFAGVLLSPVHVCLILTKEYFKADMWGIYKKTLPAAGAVMIVAVLEFLVI; encoded by the coding sequence ATGTTTGACCTGGTCCGTTTGGCAATGGCATTTGCGCTCATCCTCTTTCTGCTCAGGCGGAAGTGGAACGTTGGATATGTGTTGCTGACAGGTTCAGGTGCACTTGCCGTGCTCTATCTCATGAATCCGTCAAGCCTGTTTCTGGTTGTTAAAAATGCACTCACTGCAGGCATTACAATAAGGCTCCTTATTGCCCTCACCTTTATCAGGATTTTTGAGTTTATCCTCAGGGATAAGGCCATCCTTGCAAAGATGATGGAGTCGATGAAGGGACTTTTCCGCAACAAGAAGGCAGTGGTCATATCCATGCCGCTTCTGATCGGGATGCTCCCGTCTGTCGGCGGGGCATATTTTTCTGCGCCCATGGTGGATGAGGCAACTAAGGACCTCTCCATTACCCCGGAAGAAAAGGCCTTTGCCAACTACTGGTTCAGACACCCATGGGAGTTTATACTGCCGCTTTATCCGGGAATCATACTTGCCTCTGTCCTGACCTCCATTGAGGTGAGGACCTTTATAATGCTCAACCTCTCCTATGCAATAACGATGTTCCTGATCGGCCTATGGGGACTCAGGGGGATAACAGGTAGTTATGAAGTGCTGAAAAATGTTTCCCGTAAAGGGCTCTGGAGCTTTCTGCCGATTGTAATCCTCCTCGGGCTCGTGATAATATGGCACATGGAGCTCCATGTAGCCCTTGTAATCCTGGTCTTGATCTTAATGATTTATTTCAGGTATTCACCAAAAAAAGCGGTTGAGGCATTCAGGTATGGTTTTTCGAGGGATGTTGTGGTGCTTATTATCGGGGTGATGTTCTTTAAGGAAGCGCTTGAGGTATCCGGTGCCGTGGGCAATATCAGCAGTTTTTTTCATGACAATAATATTCCCATGATGCCCATACTCTTCCTCCTGCCGTTTCTGACAGGTGTGCTGACAGGGGTTACAGTCGGATTTGTAGGCAGCACGTTTCCCTTGATAATGAGCCTGACTGGCAGTGATCCCCATGCCTTCACCCTTGCCTTTGCCTCCGGGTTTGCCGGGGTACTGCTTTCGCCTGTGCATGTATGTCTTATTCTTACAAAGGAGTATTTTAAGGCTGATATGTGGGGTATCTATAAAAAGACCCTGCCTGCAGCCGGTGCGGTGATGATAGTGGCTGTACTGGAGTTTTTAGTTATATAA
- the rimO gene encoding 30S ribosomal protein S12 methylthiotransferase RimO, whose product MGLTGNFHILTLGCPKNRVDSETLHSLLTSKGINHVSDAGDADTVIINTCGFIQDAKKESIEEILDIVSGKSNGQKVVVFGCLAQRYMEELKRELPEVDAFFGVNSHEKILGFLETETSATRNSQPATRDSQPEPRNPGSYAYLKIADGCNRGCSFCAIPGIRGRFISLSPDSIVQRAEELINSGTRELILVAQDITSYGREFRGYGLCELIEEITSLPGDFWLRLLYMYPTAIDERLIETISGNEKVCKYLDIPLQHTEDRVLGLMKRNGSRSAYTALINNIRKKIPDVTLRTSFILGFPSESDEEFTALLNFIREMEFERLGAFTYSREDGTPSYNLGDTIPEKEKERRYHELMMLQAGISLEKNRSMLNRVLRVLVDEVADGIALCRYQGQAPEIDGMVIVKSVDSTVRVGDFINVKITEAYDYDLKGELV is encoded by the coding sequence ATGGGCCTCACTGGAAACTTTCATATCCTGACCCTTGGCTGTCCCAAAAACAGGGTCGATTCTGAAACCCTCCACTCTTTGCTGACCAGTAAGGGGATTAACCATGTCAGTGATGCAGGAGATGCCGACACTGTTATCATCAACACCTGCGGATTTATCCAGGATGCAAAAAAGGAGTCGATAGAGGAGATACTCGATATTGTCTCGGGAAAGAGTAACGGACAAAAGGTTGTAGTCTTCGGCTGCCTTGCCCAGAGGTACATGGAAGAGTTGAAGAGGGAGCTGCCGGAGGTGGATGCTTTCTTCGGAGTCAATAGCCACGAAAAAATTCTCGGTTTCCTCGAAACAGAAACATCCGCAACTCGCAACTCGCAACCCGCAACCCGAGATTCGCAACCCGAACCCCGCAACCCCGGCTCCTATGCCTATCTGAAGATTGCTGATGGCTGTAACAGGGGTTGTAGCTTCTGCGCCATCCCCGGAATAAGGGGACGCTTCATCAGCCTCTCTCCGGACAGCATAGTGCAAAGGGCTGAGGAATTAATTAATTCCGGCACAAGGGAACTTATACTTGTTGCACAGGACATAACCTCCTATGGCCGGGAGTTCAGGGGATATGGTCTGTGTGAGCTCATTGAAGAGATTACTTCCCTGCCGGGTGACTTCTGGCTGCGGCTCCTCTACATGTATCCCACGGCCATAGATGAAAGATTGATAGAGACCATATCAGGAAACGAGAAGGTCTGCAAATACCTCGATATCCCTTTACAACATACTGAAGACAGGGTCCTGGGGTTAATGAAGAGAAATGGCTCCAGGAGCGCATATACTGCACTTATCAACAATATCAGAAAAAAGATCCCGGATGTCACCCTCAGGACATCCTTCATTCTGGGGTTCCCCTCAGAGAGTGATGAAGAGTTCACGGCACTCCTGAACTTTATAAGGGAGATGGAATTTGAAAGGCTGGGAGCCTTCACCTATTCAAGGGAGGACGGGACACCGTCCTATAATTTGGGGGACACTATACCTGAAAAGGAAAAAGAACGCCGGTACCATGAACTCATGATGTTGCAGGCCGGAATCTCTCTTGAGAAAAACCGGTCAATGCTGAACAGGGTTCTCAGGGTGCTTGTTGATGAGGTCGCTGACGGCATAGCACTCTGCCGCTATCAGGGGCAGGCGCCCGAGATTGACGGTATGGTAATCGTAAAGTCAGTTGACAGCACGGTCAGAGTGGGTGATTTTATAAATGTAAAGATTACAGAGGCCTATGATTACGACCTGAAAGGTGAATTGGTATGA
- the nadA gene encoding quinolinate synthase: protein MEDEQKKITEEILRLKEERRAIILSHNYQRDEVQEIADFTGDSLELSRKAAGVDCDVIVFCGVNFMAESASILSPDKTVLLPELEANCPMADMVRVSGERKIWKTFPGYDEQPTFVFPHDFTLRDIKAQYPGVPIVTYVNTTAEVKAESDICCTSANVVKVIESLPDKEVICIPDRNLSAWAAKNTNKKIIAWDGFCHVHDRVGVDDVKKARKQYPNALLMAHPECRLEVLELADHVTSTSGMLRFAKSSDAREFIVGTEIGLMYRLRKENPDKTFYPLRKDMICPNMKKTRLSSILRALKELTHIIKVPEDIRVRAKKALDRMLEIK, encoded by the coding sequence ATGGAAGACGAACAGAAGAAGATTACAGAAGAGATTTTAAGGCTTAAAGAAGAGCGACGGGCCATCATCCTTTCTCACAACTACCAGAGAGACGAGGTACAGGAGATTGCAGACTTTACCGGCGACTCTCTTGAGCTCTCCCGCAAGGCAGCAGGTGTTGACTGCGATGTAATAGTCTTCTGCGGGGTAAACTTCATGGCTGAAAGCGCCTCCATCCTCTCACCGGACAAGACCGTGCTCCTGCCGGAACTGGAGGCAAATTGCCCGATGGCGGACATGGTCAGGGTCAGTGGTGAAAGAAAGATCTGGAAGACTTTTCCAGGCTATGATGAACAGCCGACATTTGTTTTTCCACATGACTTCACGCTGAGAGATATAAAGGCGCAGTATCCGGGGGTGCCGATTGTAACTTACGTAAACACCACAGCAGAGGTAAAGGCGGAGAGTGATATCTGCTGCACATCAGCCAATGTCGTAAAGGTAATAGAATCCCTTCCTGACAAAGAGGTAATATGCATACCTGACAGAAACCTCTCTGCATGGGCTGCAAAAAACACAAACAAAAAGATAATCGCCTGGGACGGGTTCTGCCATGTCCACGACAGGGTGGGTGTGGATGATGTTAAAAAGGCAAGAAAACAATACCCAAATGCCCTGTTAATGGCCCATCCGGAGTGCCGCCTCGAAGTACTCGAACTTGCCGACCATGTAACGAGCACATCAGGAATGCTCAGGTTCGCAAAATCCTCGGATGCAAGGGAGTTTATAGTCGGCACAGAGATAGGCCTGATGTACAGGCTCAGAAAGGAAAACCCAGACAAGACTTTTTACCCCCTCAGGAAGGACATGATCTGTCCGAATATGAAAAAGACCCGCCTGTCAAGCATCCTCCGGGCCTTGAAAGAACTGACTCATATTATAAAGGTACCAGAGGACATACGGGTAAGGGCAAAAAAGGCGCTTGACCGGATGTTAGAGATCAAATGA
- a CDS encoding sulfurtransferase TusA family protein: MPEIKADQVLDTKGLNCPMPVLKTKKALDGIQAGQVLEVVATDPGSKSDIPALLNRLGHELVDTREEGNVISFFIRKK; the protein is encoded by the coding sequence ATGCCTGAGATAAAAGCTGATCAGGTACTTGACACAAAGGGATTGAACTGTCCCATGCCTGTACTCAAGACAAAAAAGGCACTCGACGGCATCCAGGCCGGACAGGTTCTCGAAGTTGTAGCCACTGATCCGGGATCAAAGTCGGATATCCCGGCACTGCTCAACAGACTTGGTCACGAACTCGTGGATACCAGGGAAGAAGGTAACGTAATATCCTTTTTTATAAGGAAAAAATAA
- a CDS encoding site-2 protease family protein: protein MTIRQLSLHLFLFILTFLSTLAAGALQQGINIIAEPYRIIEGFPFSVSLMAILLTHELSHYFASRKHHTVATLPYFIPAPSIIGTFGAFIKMKSPIITRKALIDIGASGPIAGFIVAFIVTIYGLYNSQFVSIYSGQIGIVLGDSILFTLLSRLILGVPPEGKDILLNPVAFAGWIGFFVTSMNLLPIGQLDGGHIAYALLGDKRHRRLSFTLTTLLAVAGLSGIYLSSGLPYSPLIAGLKNLLWEGWAIWALLLFILGLNHPPVIYWEDPLEPSRKYIGWIALIIFILTFIPVPFRVV, encoded by the coding sequence ATGACTATCCGACAGCTCAGCTTACACCTGTTTCTCTTTATTCTTACCTTTCTCTCCACCCTTGCAGCAGGTGCCTTGCAGCAGGGAATAAACATCATTGCAGAACCTTACAGGATAATAGAAGGTTTTCCCTTCTCTGTCTCGCTTATGGCCATCCTCCTTACACACGAGCTCTCCCACTACTTTGCATCCAGAAAACATCATACCGTTGCAACATTGCCCTACTTTATCCCTGCCCCATCCATAATCGGCACTTTTGGGGCCTTTATAAAGATGAAATCACCCATAATCACCAGAAAGGCCCTTATAGACATAGGCGCATCAGGCCCGATTGCAGGATTTATCGTTGCCTTCATTGTCACCATCTATGGATTGTATAACTCACAGTTTGTATCTATCTATTCCGGGCAGATAGGAATTGTCCTCGGAGACTCCATCCTCTTCACACTCCTGTCAAGGTTGATCCTTGGAGTACCCCCTGAAGGAAAAGATATTCTCCTGAACCCCGTGGCATTTGCCGGCTGGATCGGTTTTTTCGTAACCTCAATGAATCTCCTCCCCATCGGTCAACTCGATGGTGGGCATATTGCATACGCCCTTTTGGGGGACAAAAGACACAGGAGATTATCCTTCACACTTACGACCCTGCTTGCCGTAGCAGGTTTATCAGGAATATACCTGAGTTCCGGCCTCCCTTACTCCCCTTTAATCGCCGGGCTCAAAAACCTGCTCTGGGAAGGATGGGCGATATGGGCACTCCTGCTCTTCATACTCGGTCTGAATCATCCACCTGTTATTTACTGGGAAGACCCGCTTGAGCCGAGCAGGAAGTATATAGGCTGGATTGCCCTGATTATCTTTATCCTGACATTCATACCTGTACCTTTCAGGGTGGTATAG